The following coding sequences lie in one Synechococcus sp. PCC 7336 genomic window:
- a CDS encoding ABC transporter ATP-binding protein/permease — protein MTASPEPQAKFRFDKQLWDRFVEIAQPYFYPTGKGSVLTFAGLLVTAIVAVVSFTFFLTVGLTLGGRTIFPEFFNNVASNLVERVEGLISSPALYIAAGGLLGSGLVFASRYKQLQQRWRQWLLLSFLLFLSFAVNGINVTISFVFRFVDTALNQQEQETFWQFLFIYAGIIIAAIPILVIYRYTRLKLGLYWREWMTNHFLGRYFNQRAYYELDSNSSNTEIDNPDQRVTEDVKSFTSVTLSFLLDVLDSILTLISFTAILYGISKALTAGLLIYAALGTAIAVIAGRKLIGINYDQLRLEANFRYGMVHVRDNAESIAFYRGENLERKQVIDRLVEALKNFDLLIIWQSIIDLFQYGYNYFTRIVPYLIVAPLYFAGEKDFGTFVQASIAFSQVLGALSLITNRIESIASFAASINRLGAFYERLEDPHISSQEHHNSEIETRYASSLSLRNLTLRTPNSEQTLVTGLSLDIAGNESLLIMGASGCGKSSLLRAIAGLWTNGKGTIARPDIGEMIFLPQKPYMLLGTLKDQLVYPNDPAKISEDEISVTLKAVNLESLPDRVGGLDTESDWSSILSLGEQQRLAFARVLITQPKYAILDESTSALDVHNERRLYDLLKIRGIVYISVGHRPTLLDYHQSVLELDGKTGWQLSPVADYIPTAA, from the coding sequence ATGACTGCCTCCCCCGAACCTCAAGCCAAGTTCCGCTTCGATAAACAGCTTTGGGATCGCTTTGTCGAAATTGCGCAGCCCTATTTCTACCCCACAGGCAAAGGTAGCGTTTTGACGTTTGCCGGACTTCTGGTGACAGCGATCGTGGCCGTTGTCTCGTTTACCTTCTTTCTTACCGTTGGCCTGACACTAGGCGGCCGAACAATCTTTCCCGAGTTTTTTAATAATGTTGCCTCGAACTTGGTAGAGCGAGTTGAAGGCTTAATATCCTCTCCTGCACTCTATATTGCGGCAGGGGGATTGCTTGGCAGTGGATTGGTTTTTGCTTCCCGATACAAGCAATTGCAGCAGCGCTGGAGGCAGTGGCTGTTACTCAGTTTTTTGCTATTTCTCTCGTTTGCCGTCAATGGTATCAACGTCACAATTAGTTTCGTGTTTCGATTTGTCGATACTGCCCTCAATCAACAAGAACAAGAAACCTTCTGGCAATTTCTTTTCATTTATGCCGGTATTATTATCGCAGCGATCCCAATTTTAGTGATTTACCGATATACAAGACTGAAATTGGGGCTGTACTGGCGTGAATGGATGACCAATCACTTTTTAGGACGCTACTTCAATCAAAGAGCTTACTACGAGCTGGATTCTAACTCATCAAACACGGAAATTGACAATCCAGATCAGCGGGTAACTGAGGATGTTAAATCTTTTACTTCTGTCACCCTGTCGTTTTTGCTCGATGTTTTAGACTCAATTTTGACGCTGATTTCATTTACAGCAATCCTCTATGGCATCTCTAAAGCCTTGACGGCAGGATTATTGATCTATGCTGCTCTCGGGACAGCGATCGCCGTTATTGCCGGTCGCAAGCTAATTGGTATCAACTACGATCAACTTCGTCTAGAAGCCAACTTCCGATACGGCATGGTCCACGTTCGCGACAATGCTGAGTCGATTGCATTTTATCGAGGAGAGAATCTTGAAAGAAAACAGGTAATCGATCGCCTAGTAGAAGCCTTAAAAAACTTCGATCTGCTAATTATTTGGCAATCGATTATCGACTTGTTTCAGTACGGCTATAATTACTTCACACGCATTGTTCCCTATCTAATTGTTGCTCCACTATACTTTGCTGGCGAAAAAGATTTTGGTACTTTTGTCCAGGCTTCCATCGCATTTAGTCAAGTGCTAGGAGCACTCTCCTTGATAACTAATCGGATTGAAAGTATTGCTAGTTTTGCCGCTAGCATCAATCGTCTGGGAGCCTTTTACGAGCGTTTGGAAGATCCACACATCAGTTCGCAAGAACACCACAATAGCGAAATCGAAACCCGATATGCCTCAAGCTTATCCCTTCGAAATCTGACACTGCGAACCCCCAATTCAGAACAAACCTTAGTAACAGGTTTAAGTCTAGATATCGCGGGTAACGAAAGCTTGCTCATTATGGGGGCCAGCGGTTGCGGAAAAAGTTCGCTCTTGCGAGCGATCGCCGGATTGTGGACTAATGGAAAAGGTACAATTGCCCGACCAGACATCGGCGAGATGATCTTTTTACCTCAGAAGCCCTACATGCTGTTGGGAACTTTAAAAGATCAATTGGTCTATCCCAACGATCCTGCCAAAATCTCCGAAGATGAGATTTCCGTCACTCTTAAAGCTGTCAATCTAGAGAGCTTGCCCGATCGCGTGGGGGGCCTAGATACTGAATCCGATTGGTCCAGCATACTGTCTTTAGGAGAACAGCAGCGGCTAGCCTTTGCCCGCGTTCTGATAACTCAGCCAAAATACGCCATTCTCGACGAATCTACTAGCGCACTGGACGTTCACAATGAACGCCGCCTCTACGACCTCCTCAAAATCAGAGGAATTGTTTACATTAGTGTCGGCCATCGCCCCACCCTATTGGACTATCACCAATCAGTACTGGAACTAGATGGCAAAACCGGATGGCAGCTCTCTCCAGTGGCAGACTATATTCCTACAGCAGCATAG